AGGGGTCTGTGACAGGTTTTATCTATATTGGTTACCCGGATATGACACCACCACCTGCAAAGAGAAAACCAGTTGATGAAATTACCCAATGGTATAGTTAAGACCGACTAAAACCCTATTCCTGTCTAGTTAGCTGGAATAGGGTTTTATTTTTTATGGACATAAATTACATTAATCTGATAAACTTAGTATGAAATAAAAAGGAGGGTCATTATGACTGAAAGCTACTTAATTCTCCATGGTCTAGGCGGAAGCGGGCCAACACATTGGCAAACATGGCTCTATCATGAATTGATTAAAGTGGGAAAGCCGGTCTATTATCCGACCCTGCCGCAATATGAGCATCCTCGATTATCTAAATGGATAGAGGAGCTTGACCATACATTCAAAAATATCAGCAATGATGAAAAACTAACAGTTATTGCCCATAGTCTGGGCTGTATTCTCTGGCTTCAGTACTTGAAAAAAGGGCTCCCAGAAATGGTGGAGCGCGTCCTTTTAGTTGCCCCTCCGTCTCCTTATCATGAGAATGAATTCATTCAAGCGTTTTTCCCCTTGGACGTTAAGGGTATAGAGAAACATCAGCCTTTCAAACACACCCTGCAAATCCAATCAACAAATGATCCGTATTGTTCGATTGAGGATAGCAATTATTTCAAGCATCTCGGCCTCCAACAAAAGGTGGTATGGAACAAAGGCCATCTTAATGTTGATTCTGGTTTTGGGCCGTGGCCGTGGGTGCTGGATTATTGTTTGCAAAAGCAGGAGGTCTCGATTATAAAGGAAGGCTAATTAAAAGCGAACAGGAGTTGAGCCCTTGAAGGTTTTAGTTGTTGGAGCAAATGGACAAATCGGTCAAAAGATCGTTAAACAGATTCAGGATTCAGAGGAGCATTCCGTCGTTGCGATGGTGAGAAAGAATGAACAGAAAGAACAACTTGAAAAAGAAGGAATAGAAGCGGTATTGGCTAATCTGGAGGATAGCGTAGATAATTTGGTCAAAGCCCTTTCCGGAGCGGATGCCGTCATCTTTACGGCAGGCTCCGGAGGAAGTACTGGTGCCGACAAAACATTGCTGATTGACTTGGACGGCGCTATTAAAATGATGGAAGCATCTGAGCAGGCTGGTGTGGACAGATTCCTGATCATCAGCGCGCTTGGGGCAGATAAGAGAGAGAACTGGAGCGAGGAAATTAAATCCTATTATGTTGCGAAGTATTACGCAGACAAAGCGCTTGAGAAAAGCAACCTTAATTATACAATCATCCGTCCGGGCGCACTTGTGAATGAACCGGGAACCGGGAGTGTCTGGGCAGGCACTGAGTTCGAATATGGCAAGATTCCAAGAGAAGATGTAGCAAAAGTGGCAGTGACCTCACTTACGGCCGAGCAAACCTACCGTAAGGCATTTAACCTCATCTCAGGCGATGCAAGTATCAACGAGGCGATCAAGCGCCTATAATCTTTTTTTGCAGGCAGGAAGCTGA
This DNA window, taken from Pradoshia eiseniae, encodes the following:
- a CDS encoding RBBP9/YdeN family alpha/beta hydrolase codes for the protein MTESYLILHGLGGSGPTHWQTWLYHELIKVGKPVYYPTLPQYEHPRLSKWIEELDHTFKNISNDEKLTVIAHSLGCILWLQYLKKGLPEMVERVLLVAPPSPYHENEFIQAFFPLDVKGIEKHQPFKHTLQIQSTNDPYCSIEDSNYFKHLGLQQKVVWNKGHLNVDSGFGPWPWVLDYCLQKQEVSIIKEG
- a CDS encoding SDR family oxidoreductase; translated protein: MKVLVVGANGQIGQKIVKQIQDSEEHSVVAMVRKNEQKEQLEKEGIEAVLANLEDSVDNLVKALSGADAVIFTAGSGGSTGADKTLLIDLDGAIKMMEASEQAGVDRFLIISALGADKRENWSEEIKSYYVAKYYADKALEKSNLNYTIIRPGALVNEPGTGSVWAGTEFEYGKIPREDVAKVAVTSLTAEQTYRKAFNLISGDASINEAIKRL